The window TTTCAGTTACCCAGCTAAGCTAGCTATCGATTCGTTCAATCGTTTAAGGTCGAGCAGTAAATAAATTGCCTTTATTATTGAATACATTAAGCAATATTATCATTTATTCGTTAAGTAACGTTATCGTTGGCTACATCATTTTACTTTACCATTGTCATGGTAGATAAAGGTCGCGTATATATAAAAATTAGATATAACAATTTATGCGTAATTAACATGTCACTAAATATTTGACTACTCATGAGCAGTAGCTAATGATGATGAGAGCGATTAGCCGCTTCATAAATGTAAGAGGATTGTGGTGTTTCTTGTTCTGACTTGACATTGTGCTTTGTTCTGTTTACAaactttgcattttaattttttaatttctgtcaaGCCTtcatacaaacaaaaacaaacttgatATTACAAATTAAGTAGTATAATTCTTTGCTGCTGCCAATTTCTGCACTCAAAATCagaacaaatcaatgaaatggtTAACTAATGCTGAGAGAATTATAATGATGTGATTATATTTGTTTCAGATGCTCatggctctgctctgctgatgtCTGGGTTTctggaaataaaacacattgGGAAGGCTTTTTAGCAACAGAAGATGGATTCCACTAAAGCAGAAGCCTCATCCCCCAGTAAAAGACAAGAAGACATTGCACCAAGCACTTCAGGTGCATCAAGCAAGGGTGAATCTAGGTTGTCAAAGAAGTCATCATTAAAGAGGAGAAGAGGTgaacaaaaaaatgcaaaagcgaagaagagaaaaaaggcCAGGGTCGCCAGGTCCTCCCAGGTTGGCTACACCGTGCACCAAGGGGAAGATATGCTTCTAGTCATTTCAAGCACTACTTCGCATTATAGTGACTCCGCTTGGACTCTccaaaagaaaggaagaaaaaagaagtCACTATCTAAAGGAAAGTTAAAAGCCAAGCACAGTAATAAAAAGAAGGCTGTGCCTGCTAAGTCAAGATCAGAGAATAATGCAATTGttaaaacagcagaggaaaCCACAGTGTTTGTgccacagaaaacagcagataaCAGATGGGGTGTAAGTGTTCCTGAAGAGGTGCTAAGCAATATTTTTCAGATGGTGGTCGTCCAAGATGGTGCTGTACCATTTTTGTGCAGGTAATAATCATGCTGATTTTAGATATATAGTATGGGTCAGGGAAATACATAAATAGCTGTCGAGGTGCAGTGGAAACATGATTACGAGGGCATATACCACAATATTACACATCCATATTGtgtattataaaataataaaaaactgtAAAAGACAAGGTTTTGTTTGTCAGATTGAGATTTTTGTGTGACCCTAAAAGGAACTGGATTTGtcactgtgtttctgctttagggtgggAAGAGTCTGTCGTCTGTGGAACGCAGCTGCATCTAGTCCAGTTCTGTGGCGTAAAGTAACTATAAGTCACTGCTGGATTGCACCAGGAAAGAAGCAGCTGCCCACAACTCAGCACAAGATCAAGGACACTATAAACTGGCTGGCACAAAGCAGGTCTGTaatatatttattgaatatgtTTTAGATACACTCTATATATCCTGTAAGCTGCATTCAGCTGTGTTCTTATTTCCTAATTTCCTAGGTTCTCCCAACTACGTGAATTCTCCCTCTGTCACTGGAAGGATAATGTTAATTATGCTGTAGAGGTGAGTGATCAAGGGTGAAACTAGAGCTTGCCTTACAACAGACTTTAGTCATATTTATGAACCACTAATAAGTTATAGGTTGTACTTGTTCTACACCCTATGAATGAAGTTTTATCTGTATTTAACATTTGCTAtgtatgtaagtgtgtgtttctttactcctcttttcattttaatcaaaTTTAGATGGTGTCACACCTCTGCCCTCACCTTCGCTCCCTCTCGCTGTCTTACTGCACAGGCCTGACTACGAGAGCCTTCGACAGCCTTGGTCTACACAGCCGTTCTCTGCAGAGCATAAATCTCCAGTATTCTGAGGCATGTAAAGGAGCAGTTTAAGATgttaaacaaaatacaaaaaacaaatgttttactgtaaatgaaacctGGTGAATACATTTAAACTGTATTATTGGCTGCCAGATTGTAGCTGTATTGCTTCAAGTTAATACAATAGAAACTCTAAAATATAAATTGAATTGTTTTTTGCTGTAGTTCCAGGTTGAGGGACTCCTGGAGTACCTTGAGAATCATGGGAGTCAGATCAAGCAAATTTGGTTCACTCAGGGACTAAAGAATGACAGACTTCTGGCCACCATATCTGTAAGCCTCGCTTGATTTTGTAACCAGTAGTTAAATTCCGAAAGTAGGAACTAACTTGATACACATGCTATATTGTACTTATCTTTCCAGAGGGGACACTGCCCTCATTTGGAGTTGTTGGAGGTCAACACAAAGCTTGACAGTAAGGACTGTGAACTCTCTGTGTGCATCCAGGCACTACAGATGGCATGTCCTAAATTAAAGGTTAGAACATCAATTaccattttctttgtttcttacTGATGATATTGACCTATATGAGCTTTTGTTAACCCCTACAAGACAGGTGAAGCACAGTGCTGCTAGAGCAGGAAAATATATCACTGGAAAATGTGGGTGCAATTTAGTGTCTGCATTCTAAATGTAAGGATTTTACACCTGTCTTTGACGTCCCATTTCACTGTGAACGCAATTTTACTTCTCATCAGACCTTCCGGATGCTGAATGTCAGACCTCTTCATAAATCAATGCGTAATGCTGCTGATTCAGCATCAGGTTTTCCATTACTGGAGGAGCTTTGTATCGCTACCACATCTTACTCTTACATGACCGACAAAGATTTGTGGGACATTCTCTTCAATTCCACCAAGTTGCGGGTGCTGGACCTGCGAGGCTGTTCGCGAATAACACCTTCCGGTCTCGCTTCAATACCATGTCTCGGTAGGTGTAACTTTGGACTTTGGACTTTAGTTTAGGGTTATTAAATTTGTTTATGCTGGTTTCAATGTCAAATATGGCTCCTTACTGAATAGCAGTTTGTTCCGTCTATGCTTgataaaaaatgtataaatcTTTACCGTAAGCATAGAAATACTTTTACTATTCCAAACGTTTCAGGAGTAAAGTAATTTTCTTAAGTATGTCAAACACCAGTTGTATTTAAAGTTGAagtcaatttaaaaataatgcatCTCTTTGGTCTTCTGTTCTCTGGCAGAGCTCGAGTGTCTGTTTTGGGGACTGTATTTCAGCAGTCACATTGGGTCATCATCTCCAAAGAAGGGGCTTCACATGGTGACCCACAAGTGGAATCAGACATTGCAACAGCTTGATGTTGCAAATCAGCTCTTCACTGAGGAGGACTTAGAGATAGCAATGAGTTTCCTTGCTCAGGCAAAAGAAGCTGATACCCTGCGTTCTCTCAACCTGAGTGGGACAAGGATCACGCCACCAGCCCTCAGGTCTCTAGCACAGTTTTCCCTCTTAGCTGCACCATCAAAGCTACACAATTAATATTATCATTGTTTCATGATATAAAactatttttgcctgtttgcagGTCAGTCATAGGCCATACAACTGCTCTTACCTACCTCAACCTTTCATCTTGCCGTTATCTTCCAAGAGGAGTGAAGAGAATTTACCGTGGCCAAGAGGAGATTCACCAGCTGTTGGACATATTGAACTAGGTTTTCTACTCATTTGGGTCCAGAATTTGTTGGAATGTTTCGTCATTGCTTATAGTGTACATCCTTTAAATAAGATTCTTCCTGCATGTGGTTCATTTTGAATTATGGTTAACATTTGTGAATTACCAGTTTTTAGCTAACGAGGAATTTCAGTTTCCAGGTGTATTATATGGATGTAAAGCTACAGTTTAATTTTTCCAGACAGGTTTGTCCGaaatgtgaataataataaaaaaacatgccaTGTTTTCCCACTAGAGAGTGCTGTTATTCCTACCATACCTTTGCTTGAAGACCACTGTGGAacctgttttcctgttgttttattttaagttaGACATTAAATTACATATACTACCTTGTGTCAATCACTGCTGAGTTTGCACTGACTCAACCAGGAAGCTGTGCTGAACCAGGACTCATTAGCACCAAATGATGGAGTACGCTGTATGTCatgtaaataactgtaataatacGTATGTAAATAATTCCTGTTCAtgccacaagagggaacaaattGACGGATGCAGACTGCATCTAATTCCTTGGTTTTCCTGTGCAAACTCGGCAAATAAACCTGATTCTGATTGTGATGAAATTAGATGGTGAAATTGTTGAACCTTTTGAAAATCACGAAAGAAACTGCATAGTAGTATTACGTATTTATTAgaacaaaatgaagaaaaaacatttgGTAAGGTTTTACAAAAATACCAGAAATACATGGTTGACTTTCAGTTACGGTTAGTGCATGTTCAGTTAAACTACATTCACATATAAAGGGAATAGCATGTTTTAATAATGTTATTGAGTCAATCATAACAGATTCTGGTTCGTCCCATCTGTATGAAAACAAGTTACGATGATAAGTATCCTATCTTTCACAATAGGCACTATTAGAATGTTTGAGATCGGTTTAAGATCAGCATGCTCTTTCACAGGCTACCATGTCACACACAACTACAACCCAAACCACTAAACATCCTAGAACTTGagtctgtttatttttaacttaTCTTTAGATTCATTTTATAAAGATTTGCATTTCCTAATTCCTTTTGTGCACGTTGA is drawn from Betta splendens chromosome 11, fBetSpl5.4, whole genome shotgun sequence and contains these coding sequences:
- the fbxl6 gene encoding F-box/LRR-repeat protein 6, producing MDSTKAEASSPSKRQEDIAPSTSGASSKGESRLSKKSSLKRRRGEQKNAKAKKRKKARVARSSQVGYTVHQGEDMLLVISSTTSHYSDSAWTLQKKGRKKKSLSKGKLKAKHSNKKKAVPAKSRSENNAIVKTAEETTVFVPQKTADNRWGVSVPEEVLSNIFQMVVVQDGAVPFLCRVGRVCRLWNAAASSPVLWRKVTISHCWIAPGKKQLPTTQHKIKDTINWLAQSRFSQLREFSLCHWKDNVNYAVEMVSHLCPHLRSLSLSYCTGLTTRAFDSLGLHSRSLQSINLQYSEFQVEGLLEYLENHGSQIKQIWFTQGLKNDRLLATISRGHCPHLELLEVNTKLDSKDCELSVCIQALQMACPKLKTFRMLNVRPLHKSMRNAADSASGFPLLEELCIATTSYSYMTDKDLWDILFNSTKLRVLDLRGCSRITPSGLASIPCLELECLFWGLYFSSHIGSSSPKKGLHMVTHKWNQTLQQLDVANQLFTEEDLEIAMSFLAQAKEADTLRSLNLSGTRITPPALRSVIGHTTALTYLNLSSCRYLPRGVKRIYRGQEEIHQLLDILN